Proteins co-encoded in one Brassica rapa cultivar Chiifu-401-42 chromosome A02, CAAS_Brap_v3.01, whole genome shotgun sequence genomic window:
- the LOC103853612 gene encoding vesicle-associated protein 1-4 gives MDVNSRGITNHQVFVSFRGEELRCGFVSHLVEALQRHGINVFIDKLESVGQDLSNLFARIEESTIALVIFSRRYTESRWCLDELVKIKERAAQGLLKVIPIFFKVEPVTVKQLRGAFGDKFRDREWEYRCDKPRTGRWKEALASVSCKTGLTFDRKT, from the exons ATGGATGTCAACAGCCGCGGGATCACTAATCATCAGGTATTCGTAAGTTTCCGAGGAGAGGAGCTTCGGTGTGGTTTCGTAAGCCATCTGGTGGAAGCGCTTCAGAGACATGGGATCAACGTTTTCATAGACAAACTCGAGAGCGTTGGCCAAGATCTCTCCAACCTCTTCGCGAGGATAGAGGAGTCCACCATAGCTTTAGTCATATTCTCCAGGAGGTACACAGAATCGAGATGGTGCTTAGACGAGCTCGTGAAGATTAAGGAACGTGCAGCTCAAGGCTTGCTCAAG GTCATTCCAATCTTTTTCAAAGTGGAACCAGTTACCGTGAAACAACTTCGTGGAGCATTCGGTGATAAGTTCAGGGATCGAGAGTGGGAGTATCGGTGCGATAAACCAAGAACCGGTAGATGGAAGGAGGCGTTAGCATCTGTTTCTTGCAAAACAGGCCTGACCTTTGATAGGAAAACGTAA